In Taeniopygia guttata chromosome 24, bTaeGut7.mat, whole genome shotgun sequence, a single genomic region encodes these proteins:
- the SIDT2 gene encoding SID1 transmembrane family member 2 isoform X5, whose translation MSGPAAAVLAWALLAGALLPPPPVRPQPQPQPRGDRQVQEREAQFNTTYSDWVHANLLNIYAFNHSVRRNRTEGVRVSVNVLSDQKDQPVLFVVRQKEAVVSFQVPLILRGLYQRKYAYQEVSRTLCQPQTKAEVETQHFYVDVSTLSLNTSYQLRVTRVENFVLRTNERFSFNATAAQPQYFKYEFPEEVDSVIVKVTSAMAFPCSVISIQDILCPVYDLDNNVAFIGMYQTMTKKAAITVQKKDFPSHSFYVVVVVKTEDEACGGALPYYPLSKNASPDEPVDQHNRQKTLEVMVSPAITSEAYVRSVLFCLGIFLSFYILTLLLACWEGCRQHKRKGLLAAMDSPSLDTASLLGHSRSIPDSFLNHGPYDSYGYGSFGNGSSSSTEGVTDSLGSAEVSYSYVGQEQFKRRTPSAPTRPLSIPMGERSLENVAGRPRLDSLSSVEEDDYDTLADIDYDKNVIRTKQYLCVADLARKDKRVLRKKYQIYFWNIATIAVFYALPVIQLVITYQTVVNVTGNQDICYYNFLCAHPLGNLSAFNNILSNLGYVLLGLLFLLIILQREINYNRALLRNDTRALECGIPKHFGLFYAMGTALMMEGLLSACYHVCPNYTNFQFDTSFMYMIAGLCMLKLYQKRHPDINASAYSAYACLALVIFFSVVGVVFGKGNTAFWIVFSVIHIVATLLLSTQLYYMGRWKLDSGILRRILHVLYTDCVRQCSGPMTAWCSWSWGTSSTGHSLPTASLSAPMILLLTCWPSASATSSSTSPSTLS comes from the exons ATGTCGGGCCCCGCGGCGGCCGTGCTGGCCTGGGCGCTGCTGGCCGGGGCGCTGCTGCCCCCGCCGCCCGTccggccccagccccagccccagccccgcggGGACCGCCAGGTGCAGGAGAGGGAAGCGCAGTTCAACACCACCTACAGCGACTGGGTGCACGCCAACCTGCTCAACATCTACGCCTTCAACCACAGCGTCCGCAGGAACCGG accGAGGGCGTGCGGGTGTCGGTCAATGTCCTCTCGGACCAGAAGGACCAGCCCGTCCTCTTCGTGGTGAGGCAGAAGGAGGCGGTGGTCTCCTTCCAGGTGCCGCTCATCCTCCGGGGCCT gtaCCAGAGGAAATACGCGTACCAGGAGGTGAGCCGCACGCTCTGCCAGCCGCAGACCAAGGCCGAGGTGGAGACCCAGCACTTCTACGTGGATGTCTCCACGCTCTCCCTCAACACTTCCTACCAGCTGCGGGTCACCCGCGTGGAGAACTTTGTGCTGCG GACCAACGAAAGGTTCAGCTTCAATGCCACGGCCGCCCAGCCGCAG TACTTCAAGTACGAGTTCCCCGAGGAGGTGGACTCGGTGATCGTGAAGGTGACCTCAGCCATGGCCTTCCCCTGCTCCGTCATCTCCATCCAGGACATCCTG TGCCCCGTCTACGACCTGGACAACAACGTGGCCTTCATCGGGATGTACCAGACCATGACGAAGAAGGCGGCCATCACGGTgcag AAGAAGGATTTCCCCAGCCATAGCTTCtatgtggtggtggtggtgaagACGGAGGACGAGGCGTGCGGGGGGGCTCTGCCCTACTACCCCCTCTCCAAGAATGCCTCTCCAG ATGAACCCGTGGATCAGCACAACCGGCAGAAGACGCTGGAGGTGATGGTGTCACCTGCCATAACCT ccgAGGCCTACGTGCGCAGCGTTCTCTTCTGCCTCGGCATCTTCCTCTCCTTCTACATCCTCACGCTGCTCCTCGCCTGCTGGGAGGGCTGCCG GCAGCACAAGAGGAAGGGGCTCCTGGCAGCCATGGATTCGCCCAGCCTGGACACAG CATCGCTCCTGG GTCACTCCCGTAGCATCCCCGACTCCTTCCTGAACCACGGCCCCTACGACAGCTACGGTTACGGCTCCTTCG GGAAcggctcctccagcagcaccgAGGGCGTCACAGACAGCCTGGGCTCAGCAGAAGTCTCCTACAGTTACGTGG GGCAGGAGCAGTTCAAGCGGCGCACGCCCTCCGCCCCGACGAGGCCACTGAGCATTCCCATGG GGGAGCGGTCCCTGGAGAACGTGGCCGGCCGGCCGCGCCTGGACTCGCTCAGCTCTGTGGAGGAGGACGACTACGACACGCTGGCTGACATCGACTATGACAAGAATGTCATCCGCACCAAG CAATACCTGTGCGTGGCCGACCTGGCGCGCAAGGACAAGCGGGTGCTGCGGAAGAAGTACCAGATTTATTTCTG GAACATCGCCACCATCGCTGTCTTCTACGCCCTCCCCGTCATCCAGCTCGTCATCACCTACCAGACT GTGGTGAATGTCACTGGCAACCAGGACATCTGCTACTACAACTTCTTGTGCGCCCACCCTCTGGGGAACCTCAG CGCCTTCAACAACatcctgagcaacctgggctacGTGCTGCTGGGCCTGCTCTTCCTGCTGATCATCCTGCAGCGCGAGATCAACTACAACCGCGCGCTGCTGCGCAACGACACCCGCGCCCTG GAGTGTGGCATCCCCAAGCACTTCGGGCTCTTCTACGCCATGGGCACCGCCCTCATGATGGAGGGGCTGCTCAGCGCCTGCTACCACGTCTGCCCCAACTACACCAACTTCCAGTTCG ACACCTCCTTCATGTACATGATCGCGGGGCTCTGCATGCTGAAGCTCTACCAGAAGCGCCACCCGGACATCAACGCCAGCGCCTACAGCGCCTACGCCTGCCTGGCCCTCGTCATCTTCTTCTCCGTGGTGGGCGTG GTCTTTGGGAAGGGGAACACGGCCTTCTGGATCGTCTTCTCCGTCATCCACATCgtggccacgctgctgctgagCACCCAGCTGTACTACATGGGGCGCTGGAAGCTGG acTCGGGCATCCTGCGCAGGATCCTGCACGTGCTGTACACGGACTGCGTGCGGCAGTGCAGCGGGCCCAT GACCGCATGGTGCTCCTGGTCATGGGGAACATCATCAACTGGTCACT CGCTGCCTACGGCCTCATTGTCCGCCCCAATGATTTTGCTTCTTACCTGCTGGCCATCGGCATCTGCAACCTCCTCCTCTACTTCGCCTTCTACATTATCATGA